Part of the Fundidesulfovibrio terrae genome is shown below.
GCGATTACGACATTTATTCCCCGGAGCAGAAGCGCCTGATCCAGGAACTCGTGGTGACCGTTCTGAAAGCGGGCGAGCTGACCGAGGAACGCTTCTCGGAGATGGCTCGCAAGACGGAAGAGATCCTCTCCGCCCCTTGGCGGGAGCGGCTCCAGGCGGCTCTGGGCGACCTGTCCCGGGCCATCGGCGAGTCGCGCGGCATGATGCTCAAGCGCAAGGGCGAGATCCAGGTGCTTGGAACCAGCACCATGGAAACCGTCCAGAGCGGCAAGGACATCGACCAGGTCCTGGAGGACATCCGCCGGGGATTCCAGGACGTGGTGCGCTACATGGAAGAGGACGTGGAGAACCTGTCGCGGCTAAGCCTCACGGACGCTCTCACGGGCCTGCACAACCGGCGCGCCTTCGAGGACGCCCTGACCAAGGGTGTGCACTGGGCCAAGGCCGAGGACAGGCCTCTGTGCGTGCTCATGGCCGACGTGGACCATTTCAAGGGCTTCAACGACCGCCACGGCCATCTGGTGGGCGACCAGGCGCTCGGCGCCGTGGCCTCGGTCATCCGGGAATGCCAGCGCCAGGTGGAGGAACGCGGCGACAATGTCTTCTCGGCCCGCTACGGGGGCGAGGAGTTTACGCTCATCGCCCAGGACATGACCTCCAAGCAGGCCCAGGCCCTGGCCGAGCACATCCGCGCCCGCATCGAGAACTACAATTTCATCATCCGCGACGTGGACGGGGAGATCCTGGACTCCGGCATCAAGCTGACCATCAGCCTGGGCGTGGCCTGCCTGGACTCGGCCTGGAAGGACTCCCTGGAGCAACGTCTGGTCAACGCGGCCGACGAGGCCCTGTACGCGGCCAAGCAGACCGGCCGCAACCGCGTGATCGTCTACGAAAGCTGACCCCGGCGCCCTGCATTCGCCCCCCCCGAAGGAGTGCAAACAATGGAATATCGGGAAATTCTTGAACGGCTCGCGCCGTGCGGCCTGGACTGCGGCCGTTGCGCCGACCTTAAGGGTGGTGAAATTGGGGTTTTGAGCGCGCGGCTTACGGAACACCTGGGCGAGTACGGTCGGCTTGCGGCCATGCGGGCCGGAGTCCGGCCTGAGTTCGCGGGATACGAGCAGTTCCAGGCCGTGCTCGGGGTGCTGGCCGGGCCCTCCTGCGGCGGCTGCCGCAGCGACAATGTGAGCTGCCCCCTCAACTGCCTGGCGCGGACGTGCTCGAAGGAAAATGGGGTCCATTTCTGCTTCCAGTGTTCCAAATACCCCTGCGAGGAGCAGTTCGCCGGAATGCCCCTACGCAAACGCTGGCAGGCGCTCAACGACCGCATGAAGGATATCGGCGTGGAGGCCTTCTACGAGGAGCAGTTGGGCACGCCCCGCTATCCCGGTAAGATCGAGTAGCGGTCCCGAGCGGGGCCGTATCCTGCTTCTCCCTGCGCGAGGCCATCTTCCCGGTGTATTCCCGCGGCAGGGATTTTTGTTGCATCGCGTGACAACGGCAGTGAAACAACGTAGCGAGCAACATGCCGAAGTGTGTCATCCAGCCGCAGGAGAGTCCGCATGTCCGATAAGAATACCGGAGGCGAGCCGGAATCTCGAACTCCAGGCGTGAAAGGCGAGCGCAGACGGTCCAGGCACTCTTTCCGGGGTGCCGAAAGTCAGCCCCAGACCGCCACGCTGGGTTTCCCCGTGGTGGCCATAGGAGCCTCGGCCGGAGGGCTGGAGGCCATCGAGAGCTTCTTGCGCAACACCCCCGCCGACACCGGCATGGCCTTCGTCATCATCCAGCATTTCGCTCCGGACCACAAAAGCATCATGCCGGAGATACTCGGGCGCTTCACCCCCATGGAGGTCCACGAGGTCGCGGACGGCATGCGGGTGGAGCAAAACCACGTCTACGTCATCCCCCCGGGAACGAGCATGTTCATCGAAAAGGGGGTGCTCGGGCTTAAATCCCTGGACAAGTCCGCGGGCGCGCGGATGCCCATCGACCGCTTCTTCGAGTCCCTGGCCGTGGACCAGAAAGAGAACGCCGTGTGCATCCTGATGTCCGGCGCCGGGACCGACGGCACGCTGAGCCTCAAGACGGTCAAGGCCATGGGCGGCATCACCCTGGCCCAGGACGCGGGCGCGAAATTCAAGGACATGCCCCGCAGCGCCATATCGTCGGGCCTGGTGGATTTCGTCCTGTTGGCCGGGGACATGCCCGCCAAGCTGCTGGCGCTGGCCCATGCGCGGCCCGCGCATCCGCCCGAGGGCGAGGCCGGCACGGGAAGCGCACGGGACCATACCGGCGAGGGCGGGCGGAAGGCTCTTTTGGGCAGGATCTTCCAACTCGTCAGGCTCAAGACCGGACACGATTTCTCCCAGTACAAGTTCAGCACCATCCTGCGGCGCATCGAGAGGCGGATGGTGCTCCACCACATCGGCAGCCTGGAGGAATACGTCGGTTTTCTGGTGCAGCAGGCCGGCGAGGTCCAGACCCTGTTCGAGGAGTTCCTCATCGGAGTGACGGGATTCTTCAGGGACCCCGAGGCCTTCGAAGTCCTGGCCAGGCAGGTCGTTCCCAGAATACTCGCGGGCAAGACGGAGGCGAACCCGGTGCGCATCTGGGTGCCGGGATGCTCTACGGGAGAGGAGGCGTATTCCCTGGCCATCATCATGGCCGAGGCACTGCAGCGTGCGGCCAAGCCTGTGAGGGTCCAGATATTCTGCACGGACATAGACTCCAAGGCCCTGGAGGGGGCCAGGAAGGGCATTTTTCCGGGCAGCATCACCGAGAGCGTCTCACCGGAACGCCTGAAACGGTTCTTCGAGCCCGAGGGAACCAAAAGCTACCGCGTCACCAAGGAAATCAGGGACATGCTGGTGATCGCGCCGCACAGCGTCATCAAGGACCCGCCCTTTTCCAAGCTCGACCTCATCAGCTGCCGCAACCTGCTCATCTACCTGGGGCAGGACGTCCAGAAGCTGCTGATCCCCTGCTTCAACTATTCGTTGAAACCGGGCGGATTTCTCTTCGTCGGGCCCTCCGAATCCCTGGGGGAATTCGGCCGGTTCTTCACCTCCGTGGATTCCAAATGGAAGATATTCCAGCGCAACGACGTCATTCCGGAAGGCGCCATGGAGTTCTCGCTGTTCCCCCTGGACCGGGCCTCCTTCGCCCGGACGCCCGGCCCGGTGGATGGCGCGCTCGACCGGGGGAAGCTCCTGAGCCACACGGAGCGGCTGCTCCTGGAGGAGTACGCCCCCCCCTCCGTGGTGGTGGACACGCAGTACGAGGCGCTTCATTTTTACGGGAAGCTGGGTAAATTCCTGGAGCTCTCCGGGGGCGAGCCCACCCGGAGCATCCTCAAGCTGGCCAGGGAGGATATCCGCCTCGACCTGCGGGCCGCCATCCACGCGGCCATCAAGGACAGGGGCCTGGTCAAGAGGACTGGCCTGAGCTTCAGGCTTGGCGGAGCCGTCTGCAAGTACTCCCTGGTCGTGAGGCCGGTCACGGGCGCGGGCCAGGATGAAATGCTGCTGATCGTGGTCTTCCAGGAGGTCCCCGGGCCGGATGAAACCTGCCCGGAGCCGCGCCCCATGCCTGTGGGGGAAGACATTTCCGTGGCCAAGAACCTGGAGGAGGAACTGCTCAACACCAGGGAGCGCCTCCATGCCACCATCGAGGAGCTGGAAGCCTCCAACGAGGAGCTCAAGTCCACAAACGAAGAGCTCATGTCCATGAACGAGGAACTCCAGTCCTCCAACGAGGAGCTGGAGTCGTCCAGGGAGGAGCTGCAGTCGCTCAACGAAGAGTTGAACACGGTCAACCAGGAACTGCAGTACAAGATCGACGAGGTGACCAAGGTCAACAGCGACCTGAACAACCTCCTGACTTCCACCAAGATCGCCACCCTGTTCCTGGATCAGGGGCTGACCATCAAGCGCTTCACCCCTCCCATCACGGAATTCTTCAATCTGTTCGACTTCGACATCGGCCGCTCGATCGGCGACATCGCCCACAAGATGGATTACGATGAACTCATCGCAGATATCCAGACAGTGATCAATACGCTCATTCCCTTTGAGAGGGAGGTGAAGTCCAGGAGCGGAAACTGGTACATCATGCGAATCACGCCGTACAGAACAGTGAACAACATGATCGACGGCACGGTAATCACGTTCGTCGATGTGACCCTGCTTAAGGGAATACAGCAAAGTCTGTATTCCAAAACGATCGAACTCGAAACATTGTTGCAAACGGTGCCGGACACCTATTTCCGGCTGGATCACGATCTGAACGTCATTGAGTTCAAGGCCGGCAGGGGAGTGCTCCCGGTGGCGGCCGGGAATCCCGTCGGGAAGCAGATAGCCGCGGCGCTGCCCCGGCAGGCCGTGTCCGTCATCGAAACCGCTGCCAAGGGCCTCGGGCAGGGCGGTGCGCTGATCCAGACCGATTTCAGCCTCAGGATCAAGGGCACGAAATATTACTTCGAGGCCAGGCTTCTGCCGATCCCCACAGGGGAAATGCTCATCATCATCCGGGACATGACGGACCTCAAGCGCGCCGAGGAAAGAGCCCTCAAGGCGAAGCTGGTCGCCGAGAAGGCCAGCAAGGCCAAGACAGAATTCCTGGCCAACATGAGCCACGAGATCAGGACGCCGCTCAATGGCATAGTGGGCCTGACCGAGTTGGCCCTGGCCAAGGTGACGGGCGAGCAGGAACGGACATACCTGCTGGGGGTGAAGGAATCGCTGCGTTCGCTCCAGGCCATCATCAACGATATCCTCGACTTCTCCAAGATCGAGGCCGGGCGCTTGAAACTCAATGAAGTGCCCTTCGACCTCAAGCACATCCTCTTCGCGGCCCTGGAGCCGTTCCAACTGGAGGCCCAGCGCAAGGGGATCGAGCTCTCCCTGGATATCGCCCCGGATGTTCCCCTGGCCCTGATGGGCGACGACCTCCGCCTGAAGCAGGTGCTCTCCAATCTGGTGGGCAACGCGGTCAAGTTCACCGAGGAGGGGGGGGTGTCGGTCCGCGTCGAGCAGGCGGCCGGATTTCCGGAGCCGGAGGACGAGGGCTTCGATCTGCTGCGGTTCATGGTGAGCGACACCGGGATCGGAATCTCCGAGGACAAGCACGAGGCCATCTTCGACAAGTTCGTGCAGGGCGACGTGTCCACGGTGAAGGCGTTCAGCGGCACGGGCCTGGGCCTGCCCATATGCAAGAGCCTGGTGGAGATGATGCAGGGGAGCATCTGGGTGGAAAGCGAACCCGGCAGCGGCAGCGTCTTCCAGTTCATCGTGCCCCTTCGCCGCCAGGAAAAGGGCGAGGCCGCTCCGGAGACGGAACGGGACAAGCCCGCGCCGCAGGCCCCGATGGCCCCGCTCAAGATTCTGCTCGCCGAAGACAACGCCATCAACCAGTTGGTGGCCGCGGAGTTCCTGAAGCATCTCGGGCACGTGGTCACGGTGGTGGGAGATGGGGTCGAGGCCCTGCAGACCTTGCAGGAAAATCCCCACGACGTTCTCATCGTGGACGTCTCCATGCCCAGAATGGACGGGTACGAGGTTATCGCCAGAATTCGCGGCGGGACGGAAGGGATCGATCCCGCTATTCCTATCGTGGCCCTCACCGCCTACGCCATGGACGAGGACCGCAAGAGCCTTCTGAAGGCCGGGGCCAGCGCTTTCCTGGCCAAACCCCTGAACTCGGACGACCTAGCCAACGTCCTGGCCATAGTGCGGCCCGAGATAACGCGCGCGGACGGCTGACCTCACGTCCCTGCCGGTCGGGCTTCCAAGCAAAAAGGCCCCGGAGCGTGCGCTCCGGGGCCTCTTCATATCAAGCGATCGGGCTCGTACTTGGCTTAGGGCCTAGTACATGCCGCCCATTCCGCCCATGCCGCCGGGCATGGGGGGCATGTCCTTCTTGGCTTCGGGCTTCTCGGCGATGGCGCACTCGGTGGTGAGCAGCAGGCCGGAGACGGAAGCGGCGTTCTGCAGGGCGATGCGGGTGACCTTCTTGGGGTCGATGACGCCGGCCTTGATCAGGTCCTCGTACTCGCCGGTGGCGGCGTTGAAGCCGAAGCCTTCCTTGCCGTCGGCCACCTTGGCCACCACGATGGAGCCCTCGAATCCGGCGTTGCCGGAGATCTGGCGCAGGGGGGCTTCGCAGGCGCGGCGCACGATCTCGATGCCGGCGGTCTCGTCGTCGTCAACGGCCTTGACCTTGTCCAGGGCCTTCAGGCAGCGCACCAGGGCGACGCCGCCGCCGGGGACGATGCCTTCTTCAACGGCAGCGCGGGTGGCGTTCAGGGCGTCCTCGACGCGGGCCTTCTTCTCCTTCATCTCGGTCTCGGTGGCGGCACCCACGTTGATCACGGCAACGCCGCCCACGATCTTGGCCAGGCGCTCCTGCAGCTTCTCGCGGTCATAGGAGGAGGTGGTCTCGTCGATCTGGGCGCGGATCTGCTTCACGCGGGCCTTGATGTCCTCGGCCTTTCCGGCGCCGTCGATGATGGTGGCGTTTTCCTTGTCGATGATCACGCGCTTGGCGCGGCCCAGGTCCTGCAGCCCGATGTTCTCGAGCTTGATGCCCAGGTCTTCGGAGACGGCCTGGCCGCCGGTGAGGATGGCGATATCCTGGAGCATGGCCTTGCGGCGGTCGCCGAAGCCGGGGGCCTTCACGGCGCAGACCTGCAGGGTGCCGCGCAGCTTGTTGACCACCAGGGTGGCCAGGGCTTCGCCCTCGACGTCTTCAGCCACGATCAAGAGGGGCTTGGCCATCTTGGCGACCTGCTCGAGCACGGGCAGGAGGTCCTTCATGGAGGAGACCTTCTTCTCGTTGATGAGGATGAAGGGCTCGTCCATTTCACAGATCATCTTCTCGGGATCGGTCACGAAGTAGGGGGAGAGGTAGCCGCGGTCGAACTGCATGCCCTCGACCACGTCCAGGGTGGTTTCCAGGCCCTTGGCTTCCTCGACGGTGATGACGCCTTCCTTGCCGACCTTGTTCATGGCCTCGGCGATGATGTTGCCGATGGTGGCGTCGGAGTTGGCGGAGATGGTGCCGACCTGGGCGATCTCCTTCTGGTCGCGGGTGGGCTTGGCGAGGACGGCCAGCTCTTCCACCATGGCCTCGACGGCCTTGTCGATGCCGCGCTTGATGGCCATGGGATTGCGGCCCGCGGCAACCAGCTTCACGCCTTCCTGGAACACGGCCTGGGCCAGGATGGTGGCGGTGGTGGTGCCGTCGCCGGCCACGTCGGAGGTCTTGGAGGCGACTTCCTTGACCATCTGGGCGCCCATGTTCTCGAACTTGTCGGAAAGCTCGATTTCCTTGGCCACGGTCACGCCGTCCTTGGTGATGACGGGGGAGCCGAAGCTCTTCTCGATGACCACGTTGCGGCCCTTGGGTCCCAGGGTGACTTTCACGGCGTTGGCCAGCTTGTCGACGCCCTTCTTCAGCTTTTCACGAGCCTGGGCATCGTAGAGAATCTCTTTGGCGGACATATCTTGCTCTCCTTAAAGAGGATGGATGATTTGTAAGAGAGGGGATTAGCCTTCGATGACGGCCAGGATGTCATCCTCGCGCATCATCAGGTGCTCCACGCCGTCGACCTTGATCTCGGTGCCGGCGTACTTGTTGAAGAGCACGGTGTCGCCCTTCTCCACGGTCAGCTTGGCGCGCTTGCCGTCATCGCCCACCTTGCCGGGGCCGACGGCGATCACTTCGCCCTTCATGGGCTTTTCCTTGGCGGAATCGGGGATGATGATGCCGCCGGCGGTCTTGGTTTCCTCTTCGAGGCGCTTCACCAGGACACGGTCGTTCAAGGGCTTGAGCTTCATTGCGGATAATCCTCCGTATGGAATGTTGCTTATTGGGAGTGTTAGCACTCGTCGTCGATGAGTGCTAACGGCAGGCAGCGTATTAGG
Proteins encoded:
- a CDS encoding chemotaxis protein CheB, which codes for MSDKNTGGEPESRTPGVKGERRRSRHSFRGAESQPQTATLGFPVVAIGASAGGLEAIESFLRNTPADTGMAFVIIQHFAPDHKSIMPEILGRFTPMEVHEVADGMRVEQNHVYVIPPGTSMFIEKGVLGLKSLDKSAGARMPIDRFFESLAVDQKENAVCILMSGAGTDGTLSLKTVKAMGGITLAQDAGAKFKDMPRSAISSGLVDFVLLAGDMPAKLLALAHARPAHPPEGEAGTGSARDHTGEGGRKALLGRIFQLVRLKTGHDFSQYKFSTILRRIERRMVLHHIGSLEEYVGFLVQQAGEVQTLFEEFLIGVTGFFRDPEAFEVLARQVVPRILAGKTEANPVRIWVPGCSTGEEAYSLAIIMAEALQRAAKPVRVQIFCTDIDSKALEGARKGIFPGSITESVSPERLKRFFEPEGTKSYRVTKEIRDMLVIAPHSVIKDPPFSKLDLISCRNLLIYLGQDVQKLLIPCFNYSLKPGGFLFVGPSESLGEFGRFFTSVDSKWKIFQRNDVIPEGAMEFSLFPLDRASFARTPGPVDGALDRGKLLSHTERLLLEEYAPPSVVVDTQYEALHFYGKLGKFLELSGGEPTRSILKLAREDIRLDLRAAIHAAIKDRGLVKRTGLSFRLGGAVCKYSLVVRPVTGAGQDEMLLIVVFQEVPGPDETCPEPRPMPVGEDISVAKNLEEELLNTRERLHATIEELEASNEELKSTNEELMSMNEELQSSNEELESSREELQSLNEELNTVNQELQYKIDEVTKVNSDLNNLLTSTKIATLFLDQGLTIKRFTPPITEFFNLFDFDIGRSIGDIAHKMDYDELIADIQTVINTLIPFEREVKSRSGNWYIMRITPYRTVNNMIDGTVITFVDVTLLKGIQQSLYSKTIELETLLQTVPDTYFRLDHDLNVIEFKAGRGVLPVAAGNPVGKQIAAALPRQAVSVIETAAKGLGQGGALIQTDFSLRIKGTKYYFEARLLPIPTGEMLIIIRDMTDLKRAEERALKAKLVAEKASKAKTEFLANMSHEIRTPLNGIVGLTELALAKVTGEQERTYLLGVKESLRSLQAIINDILDFSKIEAGRLKLNEVPFDLKHILFAALEPFQLEAQRKGIELSLDIAPDVPLALMGDDLRLKQVLSNLVGNAVKFTEEGGVSVRVEQAAGFPEPEDEGFDLLRFMVSDTGIGISEDKHEAIFDKFVQGDVSTVKAFSGTGLGLPICKSLVEMMQGSIWVESEPGSGSVFQFIVPLRRQEKGEAAPETERDKPAPQAPMAPLKILLAEDNAINQLVAAEFLKHLGHVVTVVGDGVEALQTLQENPHDVLIVDVSMPRMDGYEVIARIRGGTEGIDPAIPIVALTAYAMDEDRKSLLKAGASAFLAKPLNSDDLANVLAIVRPEITRADG
- the groL gene encoding chaperonin GroEL (60 kDa chaperone family; promotes refolding of misfolded polypeptides especially under stressful conditions; forms two stacked rings of heptamers to form a barrel-shaped 14mer; ends can be capped by GroES; misfolded proteins enter the barrel where they are refolded when GroES binds) gives rise to the protein MSAKEILYDAQAREKLKKGVDKLANAVKVTLGPKGRNVVIEKSFGSPVITKDGVTVAKEIELSDKFENMGAQMVKEVASKTSDVAGDGTTTATILAQAVFQEGVKLVAAGRNPMAIKRGIDKAVEAMVEELAVLAKPTRDQKEIAQVGTISANSDATIGNIIAEAMNKVGKEGVITVEEAKGLETTLDVVEGMQFDRGYLSPYFVTDPEKMICEMDEPFILINEKKVSSMKDLLPVLEQVAKMAKPLLIVAEDVEGEALATLVVNKLRGTLQVCAVKAPGFGDRRKAMLQDIAILTGGQAVSEDLGIKLENIGLQDLGRAKRVIIDKENATIIDGAGKAEDIKARVKQIRAQIDETTSSYDREKLQERLAKIVGGVAVINVGAATETEMKEKKARVEDALNATRAAVEEGIVPGGGVALVRCLKALDKVKAVDDDETAGIEIVRRACEAPLRQISGNAGFEGSIVVAKVADGKEGFGFNAATGEYEDLIKAGVIDPKKVTRIALQNAASVSGLLLTTECAIAEKPEAKKDMPPMPGGMGGMGGMY
- a CDS encoding GGDEF domain-containing protein yields the protein MIRNQSGHDDHHQHRCFDGICETMDRLGVPRNSKWRALILFMRSIRDYDIYSPEQKRLIQELVVTVLKAGELTEERFSEMARKTEEILSAPWRERLQAALGDLSRAIGESRGMMLKRKGEIQVLGTSTMETVQSGKDIDQVLEDIRRGFQDVVRYMEEDVENLSRLSLTDALTGLHNRRAFEDALTKGVHWAKAEDRPLCVLMADVDHFKGFNDRHGHLVGDQALGAVASVIRECQRQVEERGDNVFSARYGGEEFTLIAQDMTSKQAQALAEHIRARIENYNFIIRDVDGEILDSGIKLTISLGVACLDSAWKDSLEQRLVNAADEALYAAKQTGRNRVIVYES
- a CDS encoding DUF3795 domain-containing protein, translating into MEYREILERLAPCGLDCGRCADLKGGEIGVLSARLTEHLGEYGRLAAMRAGVRPEFAGYEQFQAVLGVLAGPSCGGCRSDNVSCPLNCLARTCSKENGVHFCFQCSKYPCEEQFAGMPLRKRWQALNDRMKDIGVEAFYEEQLGTPRYPGKIE
- the groES gene encoding co-chaperone GroES; translation: MKLKPLNDRVLVKRLEEETKTAGGIIIPDSAKEKPMKGEVIAVGPGKVGDDGKRAKLTVEKGDTVLFNKYAGTEIKVDGVEHLMMREDDILAVIEG